Part of the Clostridium sporogenes genome, ACCAAAAGAATTTGAACTTTTATATTATTTAGCAAGAAATAAAAACAGAGTATTTACTAGGGAGCAATTATTATGCGAAGTATGGGGATATGATTATCCAGGAGATTCAAGAACAGTAGATGTTCACATAAAAAGGTTAAGAGAAAAACTAGAGGGAGGACCTAATTGGGAAATAGAAACTGTTTGGGGTGTAGGTTACAAATTTGAGGTGAAATAAATGAAAAAAGGCTTATTTGCTAAACTTGTAGCTACATTTACCATAATAATATCTGTAAGCTTCATAATTATAGCAGCGTTTTTATCCTATTGGTTTGAGAGTTACTATTTTGATCAAAGGAAGAATCAGCTTATTACAGAATCTCAGTTTATAGGAAATGCAGCAGTTAGGTATGTAGAAGGAAGTATACCATCTGAAAAAATTAATGAAGTAATAAATTATATTAGTAATTATTTATCTGTAAACATATGGATTACTGATAAGTATGGATATGTTTATGCTGTATCTAACCCCAAGCATAAAAATTTAGTAGGCGTACAGGTTTTAACTGATGAATTAGAAGAATTAAGGAGAGGAAATAATTTAGAAAATAAAGGCCAGTATAAATCAGCTTTTTCAACCCCTGTACACACTTTTGAAGTGCCTATCTTTTATAAAGGAGTATTTAGTGGAGCTATAATAATGCATACATCTATAGATGAAATAAAAGATCCATTAAAAAAAGTTTATAATATAATCTGGATATCAGCTATTTTTGCCATAATAATATCCTGCATAGTAATATATTATTTTTCTCAAAGGATAATTATAAGACCACTTGCACAAATTAATTATGTAGCTGATAAAATATCTAAAGGAGAAGTAGGAAAAAGGGTAGATATAGAGTCAGATGATGAAATAGGGGATCTAGCCTCTTCCTTTAACTCTATGGCAGAGGCTATAGAACAGGTAGAAATCAATAGAAGATTGTTTATTTCAAATGTTTCTCATGAAATAAGATCACCCATTACATCAATAAAAGGATTTATTGGTGGAATATTAGACGGAATAGTTCCAGCGGAAAAGCAAGATTATTATCTGAAATTAACCTATGAAGAAACTCAAAGGCTTACAAGACTTATAAATGATTTATTAGATTTATCTGCCATTGAAGAAGGGCATTTAAAATTAAATTTAGAAGAAATAGACTTAAATGAGGTTATAAGAGCTAGTGTAATAAAATTTGAGACAAAAATAAGAGACAAAAAATTAAAAGTCAATGTAAGTTTAGAAGATGACAAAGTATATGTTATTGCTGATAAAGATAGGTTAACACAGGTTGTAATAAATGTATTAGATAATGCAATCAAATATGCTAATGAGGGTGGAAATGTAAAATTAAATACAAAAATCAAGGGAAGCAAAGTTATAGTTTCTATATTTAATGATGGCCCGGTTATATCTGATGAAGATATAAAACATATATGGGACAGATTTTATAAAGCAGATAAAGCTCGATCATCTAAAGTTAGTACTGGACTAGGGTTATCTATTGTAAGAAGTATTTTAACACAACACGGGGAAGATATTTGGGTTAATAATAGTCCAGAAGGAGGGGTAACTTTTAATTTTACCATAAAGAGAGCATAATTGTTAAATTTAAACTAAAGAGCGGAGGTTAAATATGGATAGAGATAATTTAAATAATGTTGGAGAGAATGGTTTAAATGCTGAACCATATGGTGAAATAAATTTTAAAAAAAGTAGAAAAAGAAGAAGGATGAAAAACATACTATTTATTATGCTTATAATTATAGTATCAGCTTTATGTGGTGGAGTAACAGCTTCCTATATGATAGATAAAAAATTAGAAAAGAATCCATACAATCCCACTAATCAGTCCTTATTCGAACAAAAAAGTGAAAAAAATGAAAAAGAAAATAAAAATGAACAATTGCCTAAGAATTCTATAACCAAAGTTGCTGAAAGTGTAGGTCCAGCAGTAGTAGGTATTAGTAATAAAACAGAGGGATATTTTGGCGAAGAAGATCAGGGGTCAGGGTCAGGGATAATATTTGATCCTAATGGATACATTGTAACTAATAATCATGTAATAGATGGAGCACAAAAGATAACAATAAAATTATCTACAGGGAAAGTTTTAAATGCTTCTTTAGTAGGAACAGATCGTAGATCTGATTTAGCTGTTATAAAAGTTGATGCTAAAAATTTACCAGTAGCCAAATTTGGTGATTCATCAAAAGTTAAAGTAGGAGATGTGGCTATAGCAATTGGGAATCCGCTAGGAGAAGAATTTGCAGGAACAGTTACAGCAGGTATAGTTAGTGCTACAAATAGAAAAATTCAATATGCAGGAGCTGTGTATAAATTGATACAAACCGATGCAGCTATAAATCCAGGGAATAGTGGTGGTGCTTTGTGTAATGATGCAGGAGAGATTATAGGAATTAATAGTTTAAAAGAAAAAGCAGAGGGAATAGGATTTGCTATTTCTATAAATGAAGCTAAAGATATAATAAAATCTCTAATGGACTATGGTAAAGTATCAAGGCCTTATTTAGGCGTAGCTGGTAAAACCATATCTTCAGAACAAACTGGAGTATCCGGGGCATATGTAGCAGAGGTAATTCAAGGTTCTGGAGCAGCTGCAGCAGGGATTAAGCCTACAGACATAATAGTAGAGTTAGATGGTAAAAAAGTTACTAAATTTGAAGATTTAGCAGATATACTAGATATTCATAAAGTTGGAGATACGGTAAAGGCTAAAATATTAAGAAATAGTAAATATAAAGAAATTAATATAATATTATCTGAAATGAAAGAAAGTAATAGGTAAAATGTAATATACAATAAATAATAAAGAGACCTGATAAGTCTCTTTATTATTTATTGTAGTATAATATTCTTTGGTGATATTAATATTATAATTAGGAGTGAAGGTATGTATTTAGTAGTTGGATTAGGAAATATAGGAGAAGAATATAAAAATACTAGGCATAATATAGGTTTTGATGCAATTGACATTATAGCTGAGGAGTATAATATTGAAATAAATAGGCAAAAATTTAAAGGGAGTTATGGGGAAGGAAGAATAGGCAATGAAAAGGTAATATTATTAAAACCTAGTACATATATGAATTTAAGTGGAGAAAGTGTTATAGAAGCAGCTAATTTTTATAAAATAAATAAAGAAAATATAATAGTAATATATGATGATATGAGTATAGATATAGGAAAATTAAGAATTAGAGGCAAGGGAAGTGCAGGTGGACATAATGGTATAAAAAATATTATACAACATTTAAATTCAGATATTTTTCCAAGAGTTAGAGTAGGCATTGGACAGCCTGATGGAAATGTAGTAAACTATGTGTTGGGAAAATTTTCAAAAGAACAAAGGGAAATTATAGAAAAAGCACTAGCTATGTCAGCCAAAGCATGTATAAGTATAGTAGAAGATGGAGTGACAGAGGCTATGAATAAGTACAATGGAGTAAAAATAGAAGTATAAAACAATAATTATAGGGTGGTTGTTAATATGAGGCTAGAAGGTTTAGTATCACCTTTGAGTTCAAGTGAAGATTTTAAAAATTTATTAAACAATATAAATTTAAATAAATTTCCTATAGGCACATATGGATTAGCGGATTCTGGCAAAAATTATTTTATTAGTAGTATATTTGCTAATGTAGATAAATCTTTAGTAATTTTTACTCATAGTGATGTGGAAGCTAGGAAAATATATGAAGATTTAAGTTTATATACAACGGAGGTATATTATTTACCTACTAAAGAAGTTGTATTTTATAATATTTATGCCATATCAGGAGATTTAAGATGGGAAAGACTTAAAGTTATAAATGAAGTTCTAAGTACTAAAAAGAAAATAATAGTTACGTGTATAGAATCTTTAGGTGCTACATATATACCTAAAGAGTTATATACAAAGTATACATTTAAAATGTCTGTTGGAGATATTATAGAAACCAAGTCATTAGAAGAAAAATTAGTAAAAAGCGGATATGAAAGAGTAGATATAGTAGAGAATAAAGGAGAGTTCTCTGTAAGAGGAGGGATAATAGATATATATCCTCCTATTTCATCAGAACCCTATAGATTGGAATTTTTTGGTGACGAGGTAGATTCTATAAGAAACTTTAATGTAAACTCTCAAAGAAGTATTGAAAAAGTTAATAGTATAAGTATATTCCCAGCTAAAGAAATTATACTTGAAGAAGAAAATATAAACTTAGGACTAAAAAATATAAAAGCTGATTTAGATAAATTAGTTGGTAATTTAAGTAAAAAAGAAGACAAAGAGAAGATACAAAGTATAATAAACAGTAATTTAGAGCAGTTAAATGAAAGCTGGTCTTTTGAAAATATAGACACTTTTCTTCCTTATTTCTATACAAAAACTAACAGCTTATTAGATTATATAGAAGATTCTTTTATTGTTATAGATGATGTTAAACGATGCTTAGGTAAGTTAGATAGTACTTATTTAGAGTTTAATGAAGATTATGATAAGTTTTTAGAAAAAGGATATATATTACCTAAACAGGCTGAAATTGTTTATGACAAAGAAAGAATAATCGAACAGTTAGAATACAAAAAAGTAATTACTATAGAAAACATAAAAAAAACTATAGATAAATTAAAGCCTAAGTCTGTTGTAACATTTAATCAAACAACTCTACAAGGTTATAATGGTAAAATTGAATTTTTGATAGAGGATATAAAAGAAAAGAAAAGAGAGAAATATAAAATACTAATTTTATCAGGAACTAGAAGTAGAGGAGAAAGATTAGTAAATCATCTTAGAGATATGGGAGTAGAGAGTTCATATAAGGATATAGTAAGAGAAATTAAACCCGGAGAAGTGGTTATAACTTTTGGAAATCAAACAAACGGATTTCAGTATTATGATATAAAATTAAGTGTTATATCTGACAAGGATATATTCGGACAATTTAAAAAGAAGGGGAAAAAGAAACAGAATAAAAAAGGAACGGGGAAAATTAAAAGTTTTACTGAGCTTAAACCGGGAGATTTTGTAGTTCATGCTAACCATGGTATTGGGGTATTTAAAGGTATAAAGCAATTAGAATTACAAGGGAACAAAAAGGATTATTTAGAGTTAATATATCATTCAGATGATAAGCTTTATGTACCAGTAGAACAGTTGGATATGGTGCAAAGATATATAGGCAGTGAGGGTAAAAAACCTAAAGTAAATAAGCTAGGAAGTTCAGAATGGACTAAAACTAAAAATAAGGTTAAAAAGTCCATAGAAGAAATTGCAGAGGATTTAGTAAAATTATATGCTATAAGAGCTACCCTAAAAGGTTATAAATATTCTGATGATACAGTATGGCAAAAGCAATTTGAAGAAGAATTTCCTTATGAAGAAACACCGGATCAAGTGTTAGCTATAGAGGATATAAAGCGGGATATGGAATCACCAAAACCTATGGATAGACTCTTATGCGGAGACGTAGGTTATGGTAAAACTGAAGTTGCTATAAGAGCGGCCTTTAAGGCAGTTATGGATGGGAAACAGATAGCATTTTTAGTTCCTACTACCATATTAGCTCAACAACATTATAATAATTTCAAACAAAGATTTTCGGATTTCCCTGTAACAGTTGATGTTATAAGTAGATTTAGAACTCTATCTCAACAAAAGGCTACTATAAAGTCCATTAAAGAAGGAAATGTAGATATATTAATAGGAACTCATAGAATTCTTCAAAAGGATATAAAATTTAAGGATTTAGGATTATTAATAATAGATGAGGAACAAAGATTTGGAGTAAAGCATAAAGAAAAAATGAAGAATTTAAAGAAAAATGTGGATGTCTTGACTCTAAGTGCTACCCCTATACCTAGGACTTTACATATGTCATTAGTAGGCGTTAGAGATATAAGTGTTATAGAAACTCCTCCAGAGGAAAGATATCCTGTTCAAACTTATGTAGTAGAGTATAATGATCAATTGATAAGAGATTCCATATTAAGGGAAATTAGTAGAGGTGGACAAATTTATTTTGTATACAATAGAGTTGAGAGTATCCATGAGATGGCGTCATATATATCAAAACTAGTACCAGAAGGAAGGGTTCAGATAGCCCATGGACAAATGAAAGAAAAAGAGTTAGAGAACGTAGTATTAGACTTCACAGAAAATAAATTTGATATATTAGTAGCTACAACAATAATAGAAACAGGCATGGATATAAAAAATGTTAACACTATGATTATATATGATGCAGATAAAATGGGACTATCTCAGCTATATCAATTAAGAGGAAGAGTAGGTAGAACAAATAGAATGGCATATTGCTACTTAACTTATAAAAGAGATAAGATACTCACAGAAGTAGCAGAAAAACGATTAAAAGCCATAAAGGATTTTACAGAATTAGGTTCAGGCTTTAAGATAGCCTTAAAGGATTTAGAAATAAGAGGAGCAGGTAATATGATGGGGTCTGCTCAACATGGACATATGGCTTCTATAGGCTATGATCTTTATTGCAGAATGCTTGAGGATACTATAAAGTTAGTTAGAGGTGATATAGATAAAGAGCCAGTAGAAACTTCAGTAGAGTTAAAAATAGATGCTTATATCCCAAATACTTATATAAAAGATGAAACACAAAAGATAGAAGTGTATAAAAAGATTGCATCTATAGATTCTAAAGAAGAGTTTATGGATATAGAAGAGGAATTAGAGGATAGATTTTCAGATATTCCAATATCTGTTTATAATTTAATGAATATATCTTATATAAGAAGCTTAGGTAAAAAACTTGATGTAGAAGAAATAAAAGAAATTTCAAATGAAGTTGTTTTTCAATTTCAAGACAAGAGTAGCTTAAAAGAAAAAATTGTGAAGATTATAATGGATAAGTATTCAAAGCAAGTAGCATTTAAATTAAATGAAAAGCCTGCTATAGGTTATAGTATAAAGAATATAAAGAAAGAACAGGTCCTTTCAGTTATAAAAGATTTTTTAGAATATATAGTGGATAACAATGAATAAATGAAGATTTTGTAGTATTGTTATTTATGTGGTAAAATTACTTTAATTGTGCAAAATAAAATGTTAAGAGTGGAGGAATATAGGGTGAAAAGTGCAAAAAAATTATTAAGCGTATTGTGTTTAGGAATATTTATTTTAACATTCACAGCTTGTGATATGGTAGAAAAAACACCAGAAGCAAAAGCTAAAAGTACTATAGCTAAAGTAAATGGAGAAAAGATTCAGAGAAAAGATTTAGAGGAAAATCCTAGACTTAAACAAGTAGTTAATCAAATGAAAATGCAGTATGGTGAAGAATTTGAAAAAAGTGAACAAGGAAAAGAGGTTCTAAAGGAACAAAAGTCACAAATCTTGGATGAGTTTATAACAGAAAAAGTTTTATTACAAAAAGGTAAAGAATTAAAAGTTATTCCAAAGGATGAGGAATTAAACAAAGAAGTAGATAAAAAATTTAATGAAATAAAGGCAGTATATAATAATGATGAAAAGAAATTTGAAGAAACTTTAAAATCTACAGGATTTACTAAAGAAACTTTAAAAGAATACTTAAAAAGTCAAATAATAATAGAAAAAGTTATAAATGAAGCTACAAAGGATGTAAAAGTTGAAGATAAAGATGTCAAGAAGTATTATAATGAAAATCAAAGTATGTTCACAGAAAAGCCAAATACTATGAATGTATCACATATATTAGTTAAAACAGAAGATGAAGCTAAAAAAGTTAAAAAGAGATTAGATTCAAAAGAAGATTTTGCAAAGGTGGCAAAGGAAGTATCACAGGATACAGGCTCTAAAGATAAGGGTGGATTATTAGGAGATATAAATTATAATGATGCTAATTTTGACCCTACATTTATGAAAGCAGCCATAGCACTTAAACAAGGTGCGGTTTCTAATCCAGTTCATACTCAATTTGGATATCATATTATAAAAATTAATAGTAAAAAAGAATATCCAGTTAAAAAATTTGATGCTGTAAAAGAAGATATTAAAAAAGAATTAAAAATGGAAAAGCAAAAGGAAGCTTATACTAAAAAAATAGAAGAATGGAAAAAAGCTTCTAAGATAAAAACTTACGAAAAAAATCTATTATAATAAATAAAAATCATGTGTATAAATTACACATGATTTTTATTTGGAATAAAATTCTAAAAACCTAGTTTATTTTACAGTTAAATGAAAAAATATAAAATGTAAATAACAATTATGCATAAAATTTCATAAATAGAAAGATAATATTACTACATAATAATACTAATATATTTAATTTTTAGTTAGAGGAGGAATAAAATAATGAAGGCAACAGGAATTGTTAGACGAATAGACGATTTGGGCAGAGTTGTTATACCAAAAGAAATAAGAAGAACTTTGAGAATAAGAGAAGGGGATCCTCTTGAAATATTTACTGATAGGGAAGGTGGAGTAATATTAAAAAAATATTCACCAATAGGTGATTTAAGTGAATTTTCAAAAGGGTATACTGATTCCCTTCAGCAAACTATAGGTAATATAGTTATGATTTGTGATAAAGATACTATAATATCAATTAGTGGAGCCCCTAAAAAAGAATATTTAGAGAAAAAAATAAGTTATGATCTAGAAAAAATAATAGAAGAAAGAAAAGCTGTTTATTTTGGTGATGATAATAAAGCAGTTTCTATATATGATGATGAAGATATAGATGAAAAGTATTCAGCACAAGTTATATCACCTATAATAGCTGAAGGAGATACTGTTGGAGCTGTAATAATAGTATCAAAAGAAGGTGGAAAGAAATTTAATGAATTAGAGATGAAACTTGCAGAAACTGCTTCATCATTTTTAGGAAAACAAATGGAAGAATAATTTAATATACTTAATATGAACCTGTGCTTAGGCACAGGTTTTATTAATAAACTATAAAATTATAAAAATAAAAGTAATAATAACTCAGTTTTTAAAATACTAATAGGATAGTAGTATTACGGAGGTATTATTATGAAAAAACAATCTTTAATAAAGGGAACTTTTATATTAGGAAGTGCAGGAATAATTGCTAAATTTTTAGGATTATTTTTTAGATGGCCCTTACAAATGCTCATAGGAGATGAAGGTATTGGATACTATCAAATGTCCTATCCACTATATATGTTTTTTATAGCAGCTGCATCTGGAATACCTGTAGCAGTTTCTAAGTTAGTATCAGAAAGAAATGCAGTAAGAGATGAAGGTGGGATAATATCAGTTTTAAAAGAAGCTATGATATTTATGTTTATAATGGGGATGGGATTTACAATTATACTTTTACTATTTTCAAAAGATATAATAAGATTTTTAAAATGGGATACAAGATCCTATCATTCTTTGATAGGAATATCCTTAGCACCTTTTTTTATTTCTATAATGAGTGTGTTTAGAGGATTTTTTCAAGGAATGCAAAATATGAATTATACTGCTATATCACAAGTTATAGAGCAGCTAGGGAGAGTAATATTTGGAGTTGGACTTGCCTATATACTATTACCAATGGGGATAGAATATTCAGCGGGAGGAGCAGCTATAGGAGCAGCTGCAGGAGGTCTTCTAGGAGGAATATATCTTTTTTTTAGATACTTAAGTGTGAAAAAAGAATTTAAGGTAAAAAAGGTAAAAAGAAATTTTAAAATAATGAATACTATACTTTATATGGCAATTCCTATATCTATAGGCTCTGCAGTAGGGACTATCATGAGTTTAATAGATTCTGCATTAGTTCCACAGAAACTATTAGAAGCGGGATTTACATATAAACAATCGACTATATTGTATGGTCAATTAACAGGAAAAGCATTTACTTTAGTTAACGTGCCTTTAACATTATCTGTATCTTTGTGTGCAGCGTTGGTACCTATAATTGCAGAGGATTATATATTAAATAGAAAAATGGAAGTTTTGAAAAAAGTAGAATTAGCTATTAAAATTTCTATGGTTATAGCCATACCTTCCTGTTTAGGACTTAATTTTATGGCTAAACCTATATTAAACTTAATATTTCCTGGGCAAGAAGCAGGATATGAAATATTAAAGCATTTAGCACTAAGTATACCATTTATAGTTTTGTGTCAAACTAGTACAGCTATATTACAGGGCGTAGGAAGGTATATAAGACCTATAGTTAACTTATGTATAGGATGCATATTTAAAATAGTAATTACATTGATTTTAGTTCCTATGAGCAATATAAATATATATGGTGCAGTTATAGGTACAATAGCTGGTTATGTAATATCAGCTGTATTAAATATGATGGCTTTAAAAAAGAGCTTAAATATAAGTATCAATTATTATGAAATTATGATAAAACCTCTTATTGCATCTACAATAATGATAATTGCAGTTGTATTTATTTACTTCTATGCCTATAATTATACCATAAGTAGTAAAATAGCTTGCTTAATAGCTGTATTTTTAGGAATGATAATCTATTTTATTATAATAGGATTAATTGGTATACTTGATTATACTTATATAAAAAGAAAAATCATAAAAAGATAAGGGTGAATTATTGCATGATAAACATTATAGGATTAGGTCCAGGATCCAAAGAATCAATTACTTTAGGAACTATAGATAGTTTAAAAACTGTTGATAAAGTTTTTTTAAGGACAGAAAAACATCCTACAGTAGAATATATAAATAAATTAGGAATAACTTACGAAACTTTTGATGGAGAATATGAAGTAGGAGAAAGTTTTGATGATGTATATAACTCTATAGCAAAATCACTAATAGAAGCTAGTAAAAATTATTCAGATATAATATATGCAGTACCGGGGCATCCATTAGTTGCAGAAAAATCTGTGGATATACTTATAAAGCTTTGCAGGCAAAACAATATAAAATTCAAAATATTACCAGCAGTAAGTTTTGTAGATGCTTTAATGGAAAGTCTACTTTTAGATCCAGTGGAAGGATTAAAAATAATAGACGCTTTTGATATAAAAAATCAAGTAATGGATAAGAGAATAGGTACTATAATTACACAAGTATATGATAAATTTATAGCTTCAGAGGTTAAATTAAATCTTATGAACTATTATAAAGATGATACAGAAATATTTTTTGTAAGAGCAGCGGGAATAGAGGGACTTGAGGAGATAAGAAAGATACCTTTATATGAATTAGATAGACAACATAACATAGATCATTTAACATCAGTATATATACCAAAGGTTTCAAATAATAACTATGATTTTATGGATTTATTAGATATAATGGATAAGCTAAGAGGAGAGGATGGATGCCCTTGGGATAAGGAACAAACTCATACTTCATTAAAAAAATACTTAATAGAAGAAAGTTATGAAGTTATAGAGGCTATAGATAATAAAGATGTGGATATGTTAATCGAAGAATTAGGAGATGTGCTCCTACAAGTAGTTTTTCATTCTCAAATTGGAAAAGAAGATGGCTTTTTTGAAATAAAAGATGTAATACAGTCTATATGTGATAAAATGATTAATAGACATCCTCATGTTTTTAGTGACTTAGAGATAAATAATTCAAATGAAGTTTTGGAAAATTGGGATAAGATAAAAAGTATGGAACAGGGAAATGAAACTTACACAGATAGCATAAGACACATTGCTAAAACACTACCAGCTTTAATGAGAGCAGATAAGGTTCAAAAGAAAGCAGCAAAAGTGGGATTTGATTGGGATAATATAGAAGATGCTATGAAAAAAATTATAGAGGAATATAAAGAGATAGAAGATGTATATAAAAGCAAAAATAAGGTAAAAATATTAGAAGAAATAGGTGATTTATTATTTTCAGTGGTAAATGTAGCAAGATTTCTTGACATTGACCCTGAAAATGCTTTAAATTATAGTATAGATAAATTTATAAATCGCTTTCAATACATAGAAGATGAAGCAATCTCTATTGGCAGAAATTTAGATAATATGTCTTTAGAAGAAATGGATGAATTATGGAAGGAAGCGAAAAATAAATAAACTCACTTATTTAAATAAAAACCATATTTAAAGAAGGATTTTTATAATAAGTGAAGAATAAGCTAATATGCGAATAATGTATAAAACTTTAAGTAGTAAACTACTTAATTTTAAGGAGGTAACAAAAGTGAATAAATCAGAATTAATTACAAGCATGGCAGAAAAATCAAAATTAACTAAAAAGGACGCAGAAGCAGCTTTAAAAGCATTTATAGAAAGTGTTGAAGAAGCATTAGAAGGTGGCGAAAAAGTTCAATTAGTTGGCTTTGGTACTTTTGAAACTAGGGAAAGAGCTGAAAGAGTAGGTAGAAATCCAAGAACTAAAGAAGAAATAACTATACCTGCATCAATAGCACCTGTTTTCAAAGCAGGAAAAGAACTAAAAGAAAAAGTAAACAAAAAATAAATAATAAATATAAAAAACCTAGGTTTTAATCTGGGTTTTTTGTTTATTTATATAAAGTTAAGGGGGAAAGGATTTGCGTTTAGATAAATTTCTTAAAGTTTCAAGAATAATAAAAAGAAGAACTGTAGCTAAAGAGGCTTGTGAAAACGAAAGGGTTCTTGTTAATTCTAAAATAGCTAAACCTGGTACTGAGATTAAAGAGGGAGATATCTTAGAAATACAATATGCTAATAAAACTATGAAGTATGAAATAATATCTGTTTTAGAGCATGTAAAAAAAGAAGATGCTGAAAATATGTACAAAATTATATAAGTTTCAAAATAAAAGGTTCTAAAAGTTTTCAAAATATGATTTTTTAGAACCTTTTATTTTATTGTAATATACAATAATGAGTGAGCATATATTATTTATAAGTAGAGGGGGATATTTATGGAAAAGAAAGAATTTAAGAATGATGATAAAATAAGTAATTTAAATTTAGAGAGCAGAAAAAAGTTAATTTTAAGCGGCATTAATGAAGTTATAAGCTTTAATGAAGAAGAAATTATGTTAAAGACAACCCTAGGAGATTTAGATATAAAAGGATCAAATTTAAAAATGAATAAATTAGATGTACAAAATGGAGATGTTGTAATAGTAGGTACTATAAATTCTTGTGCTTATCTTAATGATCAATCTAAAGCTAACAGGAGCAATATATTTTCAAAACTATTTAAGTAGGAGATTTGTATAGTATGGTTATATCTATAAGTAAACAATTGGGATTATTAATTTTTAGTTTTTTATCTGGTTTAATAACGGGTGTTTTTTTTGACATTTATAGAAGTATAAGGATGGATAAAAATTTAAGACCTATTATAAAAATTATTGAAGATATATTATTTTGGTGCTTAGCTGCTATAGCAATATTCATATTTTTGTTATATAATAATTGTGCCTTTATAGGGATATATGTATACCTATGGATTGCTATAGGATTATACATATATATATTTTTTATAAGCAAATATTTAAATCCTATATTTATTTATATAGTTCAAAATATAAATAAATTTTTTAGGATAGCAATTAATATAATAGTGTATCCCTTTAAAATACTCATATATAAAATAAAATCT contains:
- a CDS encoding sensor histidine kinase produces the protein MKKGLFAKLVATFTIIISVSFIIIAAFLSYWFESYYFDQRKNQLITESQFIGNAAVRYVEGSIPSEKINEVINYISNYLSVNIWITDKYGYVYAVSNPKHKNLVGVQVLTDELEELRRGNNLENKGQYKSAFSTPVHTFEVPIFYKGVFSGAIIMHTSIDEIKDPLKKVYNIIWISAIFAIIISCIVIYYFSQRIIIRPLAQINYVADKISKGEVGKRVDIESDDEIGDLASSFNSMAEAIEQVEINRRLFISNVSHEIRSPITSIKGFIGGILDGIVPAEKQDYYLKLTYEETQRLTRLINDLLDLSAIEEGHLKLNLEEIDLNEVIRASVIKFETKIRDKKLKVNVSLEDDKVYVIADKDRLTQVVINVLDNAIKYANEGGNVKLNTKIKGSKVIVSIFNDGPVISDEDIKHIWDRFYKADKARSSKVSTGLGLSIVRSILTQHGEDIWVNNSPEGGVTFNFTIKRA
- a CDS encoding S1C family serine protease; amino-acid sequence: MDRDNLNNVGENGLNAEPYGEINFKKSRKRRRMKNILFIMLIIIVSALCGGVTASYMIDKKLEKNPYNPTNQSLFEQKSEKNEKENKNEQLPKNSITKVAESVGPAVVGISNKTEGYFGEEDQGSGSGIIFDPNGYIVTNNHVIDGAQKITIKLSTGKVLNASLVGTDRRSDLAVIKVDAKNLPVAKFGDSSKVKVGDVAIAIGNPLGEEFAGTVTAGIVSATNRKIQYAGAVYKLIQTDAAINPGNSGGALCNDAGEIIGINSLKEKAEGIGFAISINEAKDIIKSLMDYGKVSRPYLGVAGKTISSEQTGVSGAYVAEVIQGSGAAAAGIKPTDIIVELDGKKVTKFEDLADILDIHKVGDTVKAKILRNSKYKEINIILSEMKESNR
- the pth gene encoding aminoacyl-tRNA hydrolase, translating into MYLVVGLGNIGEEYKNTRHNIGFDAIDIIAEEYNIEINRQKFKGSYGEGRIGNEKVILLKPSTYMNLSGESVIEAANFYKINKENIIVIYDDMSIDIGKLRIRGKGSAGGHNGIKNIIQHLNSDIFPRVRVGIGQPDGNVVNYVLGKFSKEQREIIEKALAMSAKACISIVEDGVTEAMNKYNGVKIEV
- the mfd gene encoding transcription-repair coupling factor, translating into MRLEGLVSPLSSSEDFKNLLNNINLNKFPIGTYGLADSGKNYFISSIFANVDKSLVIFTHSDVEARKIYEDLSLYTTEVYYLPTKEVVFYNIYAISGDLRWERLKVINEVLSTKKKIIVTCIESLGATYIPKELYTKYTFKMSVGDIIETKSLEEKLVKSGYERVDIVENKGEFSVRGGIIDIYPPISSEPYRLEFFGDEVDSIRNFNVNSQRSIEKVNSISIFPAKEIILEEENINLGLKNIKADLDKLVGNLSKKEDKEKIQSIINSNLEQLNESWSFENIDTFLPYFYTKTNSLLDYIEDSFIVIDDVKRCLGKLDSTYLEFNEDYDKFLEKGYILPKQAEIVYDKERIIEQLEYKKVITIENIKKTIDKLKPKSVVTFNQTTLQGYNGKIEFLIEDIKEKKREKYKILILSGTRSRGERLVNHLRDMGVESSYKDIVREIKPGEVVITFGNQTNGFQYYDIKLSVISDKDIFGQFKKKGKKKQNKKGTGKIKSFTELKPGDFVVHANHGIGVFKGIKQLELQGNKKDYLELIYHSDDKLYVPVEQLDMVQRYIGSEGKKPKVNKLGSSEWTKTKNKVKKSIEEIAEDLVKLYAIRATLKGYKYSDDTVWQKQFEEEFPYEETPDQVLAIEDIKRDMESPKPMDRLLCGDVGYGKTEVAIRAAFKAVMDGKQIAFLVPTTILAQQHYNNFKQRFSDFPVTVDVISRFRTLSQQKATIKSIKEGNVDILIGTHRILQKDIKFKDLGLLIIDEEQRFGVKHKEKMKNLKKNVDVLTLSATPIPRTLHMSLVGVRDISVIETPPEERYPVQTYVVEYNDQLIRDSILREISRGGQIYFVYNRVESIHEMASYISKLVPEGRVQIAHGQMKEKELENVVLDFTENKFDILVATTIIETGMDIKNVNTMIIYDADKMGLSQLYQLRGRVGRTNRMAYCYLTYKRDKILTEVAEKRLKAIKDFTELGSGFKIALKDLEIRGAGNMMGSAQHGHMASIGYDLYCRMLEDTIKLVRGDIDKEPVETSVELKIDAYIPNTYIKDETQKIEVYKKIASIDSKEEFMDIEEELEDRFSDIPISVYNLMNISYIRSLGKKLDVEEIKEISNEVVFQFQDKSSLKEKIVKIIMDKYSKQVAFKLNEKPAIGYSIKNIKKEQVLSVIKDFLEYIVDNNE